GGAAATTCACGATTTACGTGCGGCGGGTGCTGATGCAGTTTTTGCCGGCGAAGGTGAGGTAGCCTTATCGATCACCGAATATATCATGGCGGCGTTTGGTGCAACACCCGAACAGATAGAGCGCGAACGGGAACGCGTACATACCAAACTCTTCGGCGCCGGCGAAGAAACGTAATTTTTTTCCAATTCGATGAGAAAAAACGCCCGTTCTCTGGTATTTAATCTTTAGAGGAGTTCTATCGCGGCCGCTGAGCGGCGGCGATAGAATGGAACTAAGGAGACATAATAATGATTGACACAACGGGAAAAAATGGCGTGGTCACACCCATAATGGCAGAGACTAAAGAGACAGCGGCCCAGAAAGCCGAAGCAGCAGAGAAGGCAAAGGCGCTCGATTCAGCGCTCGTACAGATCGAAAAACAATTCGGTAAAGGCGCAGTGATGAAGCTGAACGCCGACGCGATGCGAGAGATTCCGGTGATCTCAACGGGCGCGCTGTCGCTCGACCTTGCACTCGGCGTTGGCGGTGTACCACGCGGGCGCATCATCGAAATCTACGGCCCGGAATCTTCGGGCAAGACGACACTCACGCTGCACATTGTGGCCGAAGCACAAAAACTTGGTGGCATGGCTGCGTTTATCGATGCCGAGCACGCACTCGACCCGTCGTATGCGCGCCGCCTCGGTGTGAATATCGACGAACTTCTGGTATCACAACCCGACAACGGCGAGCAGGCGCTGGAGATCGCCGAGGCGCTGGTGCGCTCGAATGCGCTCGACGTGATCGTGATTGACTCAGTCGCAGCACTCGTGCCGAAATCAGAGATTGAGGGCGACATGGGCCAGGCAACCATGGGCGTACAGGCGCGACTCATGAGCCAGGCGCTCAGAAAGCTGACGGGGGCTATCCACAAAACGAATACGGTTGTGATTTTCATCAACCAGATTCGTATGAAAATCGGCGTCATGTTCGGTTCGCCCGAAACCACAACCGGCGGCAACGCGCTCAAGTTTTACGCCAGCGTGCGAATGGATATTCGCCGCGTTGAGTCGATCACCAAAGGTGAAGAGACGATCGGCAACCACGTGCGCGTCAAGGTCGTGAAAAACAAAGTGGCGCCACCTTTCCGCAAGGCGGAGTTTGATATTTTCTTCAACCAGGGTATTTCGCGCGAATCGTCGATTATCGAAGAAGCGGTAAATGTCGGCGTGCTGCAGAAATCGGGAACCTGGTTCTCTTATGCCGACAACCGTCTGGGTCAGGGCAAAGAGAACGTGCGGCAGTATCTCGTCGAAAACCCCAAACTCTGCGACGAAATCGAAGCAAAGGTGCGCCAGGCGCACGCCGACGGCACCGCGAAGAAACTGCTGGCTGAGAAAGAGAAGGCCCCCAAGGGCGCTAAGGCCATTGCAGCGACTGAAGAAGTAGCGTAATGCAGCAATTAGTTGCGGGCAATGCACGCAACTAATCGCTTATCTTTAACGGCAGCCTTTTGGGCAACGCCTCTCTTGTCAAAATAGGATCAGTCGTCTTGTCGCCCGGCCAGTCTTCGAGGCGCGGTCGGGCGGGCGCATTGCCCACGGGTGCGACAAGCACCCGCTCTTTCACGATTCTTTTGCCATCTAGTCCAACAGCCATCACTCCATTGTTGCGCAGAAAAAGGTTCATAGCTTCAAACTTTTTCGCCGCCTCG
The sequence above is a segment of the Turneriella parva DSM 21527 genome. Coding sequences within it:
- the recA gene encoding recombinase RecA, with protein sequence MAETKETAAQKAEAAEKAKALDSALVQIEKQFGKGAVMKLNADAMREIPVISTGALSLDLALGVGGVPRGRIIEIYGPESSGKTTLTLHIVAEAQKLGGMAAFIDAEHALDPSYARRLGVNIDELLVSQPDNGEQALEIAEALVRSNALDVIVIDSVAALVPKSEIEGDMGQATMGVQARLMSQALRKLTGAIHKTNTVVIFINQIRMKIGVMFGSPETTTGGNALKFYASVRMDIRRVESITKGEETIGNHVRVKVVKNKVAPPFRKAEFDIFFNQGISRESSIIEEAVNVGVLQKSGTWFSYADNRLGQGKENVRQYLVENPKLCDEIEAKVRQAHADGTAKKLLAEKEKAPKGAKAIAATEEVA